The Fusobacterium polymorphum genome segment ATATAATGTGGATATTGTAAAAGTTTGTCCTGAATGTTTTGCAGGTTTGCCTATTCCAAGACTACCATCAGAAATTAAAGAAGGTAAGGTTTATAGTAAAGATGGTAGGGATATAACAAAAGAATTTTTAGATGGTGCAGAAAAAACTTATGAAGTAGCAGAGAGAAAACAAGCTGATTTTGCGATTTTAAAAGAAAGAAGTCCCTCTTGTGGAAGTTCATATATCTATGATGGAAGTTTTTCAGGAAAAGTTATTGAAGGACAAGGGTTTACAACAATAAAATTAAATGAAGAAAATATTATAGTTTTTTCTGAAGAAAATTTAGAAGAGATTGAGAAATATTTACAAGAATTGAGTAAGTAAAAAAGAAGGTTATCTTTAGCCTTCTTTTTAATTTAAATATCTAATAAATTAATAAATGGATAATTTTCTAAATTATCATAAAAATCTTTATTTATTCTAACTTTAAAAATTATTTTTTCTAAAAATGATTTATCAATGACTTCAGCTTCATAATCTTTTAATAATTTTTCAACTTCGCCTAATCTCTCATAAGGAATTTCAAAAATTAAATCTATTTTATCAATAAAATCAATAATTTCAGCTTCAGTTATAGCAAGTTTAGCAGTCTTAGCATAATTTCGAACTAAACCTCCAGCCCCCAATTTTATTCCACCAAAATATCTGGTAGCAATTACAACTAAATTAGTTACTTCCATATAGTTAATTATATCTCCCATAGGTTTACCAGCTGTCCCACTTGGTTCACCATCATCATCAACCTTAAAAAATTCTAATCCATTATTATTTATTTTATAGGCTGAACAGTTATGGGTTGCATCTGAATGAAGATTCTTAATATATCTTATATATTCCTCAGCTTCTTCTTTTGAAAATACAGGTTTTACATAGCCAATAAATTTTGATTTTTTTTCTTCAAATTCTATTTTACATTCTTTTTTTATAGTTTTTATTTTTTCCATATCATCTCACATTATTTTTTTATAATAAAAAAGGTAACAAAATTTTTGTTACCTTAATTATATCATAGAAATAAATTTAGTTTTTACTATCTTTTATATAAGAATAAACAGTTCTAAATACTTGACCTGTTGCACCTTTTTGAGAGTAATAAGGGTTAGCTCCACTTGCCCAAGCAGTACCAGCTATATCTAAGTGTACCCATTTTGTATCATCTATAAATTCTTCTAAGAATTTAGCAGCATTTGTAGAACCACCCCATCTTACACCAGTATTTTGCATATCAGCATAAGGAGATTTTAGATTTTTCTTAAATATATCAAACATAGGCATTTGCCAGAAATATTCATTCCAATTTTCAGAAGCTTCTATAACTTTTTTAGCCATTTTATCATCATTAGTAAATACTCCTGTAACATCTTCACCAAGAGCAACCATAACAGCTCCTGTTAAAGTAGCAGCATCTATAACTTCATTAACTTTTTCTTTTCTAACTATGTAAGTTAAAGCATCAGCTAAAGTTAATCTTCCTTCAGCATCTGTATTAGTAACTTCTATTGTTTTTCCATTCATAGCAGTTAAAATATCTCCAGGTCTGTAAGCATTTGGTCCTATTGAATTTTCACAAGTAGCTACAACACAAGTTACATTCTTTTTAAGTTTCATTTTAGCAATAGAGCACATAGCTCCTATCATAGTTGCAGCTCCACCCATATCACATCTCATAGTAAGCATACTTTCAGTAGGTTTTAATGATAATCCTCCTGTATCATAAGTAAGCCCTTTTCCTACAAGTCCATAAGTATATTTAGATTTAGCATCTCCTTTATATCTCATAACAATAACATAAGGTCTATGATAAGCAGCTCTTGCAACAGCAAGATATGCAGTCATTCCTAATTTTTGTGCTTTCTTTTCATCTAATATTTCAACTTCAAAACCAAATTCTTTTCCTAATTTAACTGCTCTATCAGCAAGTTCTTTTGGATTTAATACTTCAGCTTGTTCATTTACTAAATCTTTAACAATATTAGAAATTTTAGCAAGTTCATATCCTTCTATTAATTTTGGTACTTTTTTGTCAGTTAAGTAAGAAACTTCTAAAAATTCTTCTTTCTTCTTTGAAAAATATTTATCAAATTTATAGTTTATATGTTCAACTACTTCTGCAATAACATCCATATTATCTAAGTCTTTATCATCAAAACTTACAAAAACTTTTCCAGTAATATTTTTTAAACCATCAAAAAGATATTGTCTTATATTTTTAGCATCTAATTTTTTATTTTCGCCTAAACCTATAATAATAAAATCCATTACTTTTTTCTTATTTACAAGTGTCATAGAGATTTTTTCAGAAGCTTTTGCAGTAAATTTATTTTTCTTAATAACTGTTTCAGCAAGTTTTTTACTTTCTTTATCTAAATAATCTGGTAGTACAATTTTTCCAGAAGTAGCTAAAAGTACATATTTATCATAGCTATCTTCATATTTTTTCACACATTGAAAACTCATAAAATTCCTCCTAATAATTTAATTTTAAACATTATATTTAAAATATAACATTTAATGATTATTATTTCAACTGATTTTAAAACTTTAAGTTTTTATTAATAGATAAAATAATGATCTTATAATTTTTTTAAAAGTTCTCTAAAAAGTTGTTCTTTTTCACCTAGTATATTAAAAAAATTATCATCAATGTTTTCAACAAGTGGAACAGCCTTTTCTAAAATATTTTTCCCTTTTGAAGTTAAAAAAACAGAATTTGCTCTTGTATCCTTAGAATGTTGCTTTCTTTCTATAAAACCATTTTTTTCAAGTAAATTTATTATTTGTGAAATAGTCATAACATCAATACCAGATATTTTTGAAAGCATAATTTGAGTAACTTCATCCTCTTTTTGCAAAAGATATGCAAGAGAAGTTAAAACAACAAATTGTGGTTGAGTGATATCTAATTTTTTTAGTTCTTTTTTTATAATAGAATGCCATTTATTGAAAACTCTCATAAACAATAAGCCAGTAGAATTTTCAGAATTATCTTTATATTTAGACGGGAACAAATAAATCAATCCTCCTCAGATAAAATACTTTATATTTATTTTATAGTACTTTTATTTTTTATGCAAATAGTCTTATAAAAAGATTGACTTTTTAAAATATTATAAGTATACTTATAATATATAAACTTATAATTTTTAAGGAGGAGAAAATATGGAATTTAGTTTTAAAATTAAAATTAATGCTAAAAAGGAAAAAGTTTGGAAATATTATGCTGATATCAATAAATGGTATATTTGGGAAGAAGATTTAAAAGATATAAAGTTAAATGGAGAATTTAAAACAGGAAGCAAAGGAATAATGGAATTAGAAAATATGCCTCCTTTAGAATATATCTTAACTTCTGTTGAAGAGAACAAAGAATTTTGGGATAAAACTGATATTCCTTTAGGAAGTATACATTTTGGACACGAAATTTTTGAGGAAGATAAAAATTCAGTTAGTATAAAACATACAGTAAGGCTTGAAAGTTCAATTATTAATGAAGAAAATATAGAGTTTTTAAGAGGAATATTTTCAGATGTACCACATTCAATGATGCTTTTAAAAAAATCAGTAGAGGAATAAAAATAGATATACTGCACTTAATTTTCTAGTTATTAAGCTATAAGTGCAGTTTTTATTCTTCTGGTAAGTTCATTTTAAAATTATCAAACTTTATAGCTTTTGCATAATCCTTTCCCCATAACACAAGAGATTTTAATATAGGAATTAAGCTTTTTCCATATTCTGTTAATTTATATTCAACCTTTGGAGGAACGACAGGATAAACTTTTCTTTCTATTAAATTATCTTCTTCTAATTCTCTTAATTGTCTAGTAAGCATTCTTTCATTGATAGATGGAATAAATCTTTTTAATTCACTGTGACGAGCAACAGAATTAATGTTTATATAATATAAAATAATTGGTTTCCATTTTCCACCAACTATATCCAATGTAAATTCAAAAAAACAATTATATTTTTTATTTTTATCCATTCTACTCACCTCTTTGTATATTCTAATATTTATTGATAAAAAAGTAAATACGGATAAAAATGACTGTACTTTACAAAAATATTGTATAAGGCTATACTTCAATTAAGAATTATAAAAATTTATAAGTAGGAGGGATATTATGAAAAAAGTACTTATAGTTGGTGGAGTTGCAGGAGGAGCCTCAACAGCCACAAGACTTAGAAGATTAGATGAAAGTTTAGAAATAGTCATATTTGAAAAAGGAGAATATGTTTCCTTTGCCAACTGTGGCTTACCTTACTATATAGGAGACATAATTCAAAATAGAGAAAGTCTTTTAGTCCAAACACCTGAGAGTCTAAAAGTTAGATTTAATTTAGATGTAAGAGTAAATAGTGAAGTTGTTGGAGTTAATGGAAAAGATAAAAAAGTAAAAGTTAAAACTAAAAATGGAGAAGAATATGAAGAAAATTTTGATTTTTTAGTTCTATCTCCAGGTGCAAAACCTATTTTTCCAGCTATAAAAGGAATAGAAAATAAGAAAATATTTACACTTAGAAATATAAATGATATGGATAAAATAAAAGCTGAAATCAAAAATAATGGTGTAAAAAAAACAGTAGTAGTTGGTGGAGGTTATGTAGGGATTGAAACAGCCGAAAATTTAAAGCATTTAGGAATAGATGTGACTTTAATTGAAGCAGCACCTCATATTTTAGCTCCATTTGACAGTGAAATTTCAAATATTTTAGAATATGAACTTGTAAATAATGGAATTGAGCTAATGACTTCAGAAAAAGTAGTTGAATTTCAAGAGGATGCAAATAAAATTATTATTAAACTTGAAAGTGGAAAATCTGTTACAACAGATATGGTAATATTGTCAATAGGGGTTAGCCCTGATACTGAATTTTTACAAAACTCTGGAATTAATTTAGGAGAAAGAGGACATATACTTGTCAATGAAAATTTAGAAACTAATATAGATGGAGTATATGCTTTAGGAGATAGTATAATTGTTAAAAATTATATAACAAAAGAAAATTGTGCAATTCCTTTGGCTGGACCTGCTAATAGACAGGGAAGAATAGTAGCAGGAAATATAGTGGGAAGAGATGAAAAGTATAAAGGAAGTTTAGGAACTGCAATTATTAAAATATTTGAATTAACAGGAGCTTCAACTGGATTAAATGAAAGAAGTTTAAAACAATTAAATATAACTTATGAAAAAATATATTTACATCCTAATAACCATGCAGCCTATTATCCAGGAGCAAGTCCTATAAGTATAAAGGCTTTATATAATAAAGAAAATAAACAAATATTGGGAGCTCAAGCTGTTGGAATAAGTGGAGTGGATAAATTCATAGATGTGATAGCAACAAGTATAAAATTTAAAGCTACTATAGATGATTTAGCAGAATTAGAGCTTGCCTATGCTCCACCTTTCTTATCAGCAAAATCTCCAGCTAATATGTTAGGATTTATTGGACAAAATATAGAAGATAGTTTGTTAGAACAAGTATTTATGGAAGATTTAAAAAACTATAATGAAAAAGAAACTATAATTTTAGATCTTAGAGAAAAATTAGAACTAATAAGTGGAAAAATTGATAATAGTATAAATATTCCTTTAAGTGAGCTAAGAAAAAGATATACTGAACTTTCAAAGGATAAAGAAATTTGGACATATTGTGCTGTTGGATTGAGAGGGTATATAGCAACAAGATTTTTAAGTCAGAAAGGATATAGGGTAAAAAATTTAGCTGGTGGAATAAAAAGTGAAGAAAAAGTAATTGTAAACACTCAAAAAGAAAGCTCTTTGACTAAAGAAGGTAATAGCAATATTGAAAAAGAAGAAGATTACTTAGATTTATCGGGACTTTCTTGTCCAGGACCACTTGTAAAAATAAAAGAGAGAATAGATAAACTAAAAGAAAATGAAAAATTAAAAGTGAAAGTGTCAGACCCAGGTTTTTATAATGATATTCAAGCTTGGAGTAAAGTTACAAAAAATTCTCTTTTATCTTTAGATAAAAAAGATGGATTGACTTATGCCACTCTCCAAAAAGGACAGACTTCAAAAGTTATAGAGAAAAATCAAGAAAATGTAATAATTGAAGATAATTCAAATATGACAATGATAGTTTTTAGTGGAGATTTAGATAAGGCAATAGCAGCATTTATAATAGCTAATGGAGCTCTTACTATGGGTAAAAAAGTTACAATGTTCTTTACTTTCTGGGGCTTATCTATTTTAAAGAAAAAGAATTTAGCTAAAAAAAGTTTTATTGAAAAAATGTTTGCTATGATGTTACCTAAAAATAGCCAAGATTTACCAGTATCAAAGATGAATTTCTTTGGAATTGGTGCTAAGATGATAAGAAGTGTTATGAAGAAAAAGAATATTATGTCATTGGAAGAATTAATTAAAAAGGCTATAGATTCAGGAGTGAATATAACTGCTTGTACTATGTCTATGGATGTTATGGGGATAAGTGAAGAAGAATTAATAGATGGTATAAATTATGGTGGAGTGGGACAATATTTAGGAGAAGCTGAAAAATCAAATAATAATCTATTTATTTAATATTAAAAAAACTGTTGCAGACTAGTTTATTTATAAGTTTGTAACAGTTATTTTTTATAGTTGCGATAAAAAAAAGAAAATGTTATCATAAATATATTAAAAAATAAAGGTGATATTATGAGAGAAAATTATATAAATTGGGACAGTTATTTTATGGGAATAGCAATTTTATCCTCTATGAGAAGTAAAGACCCTAATACACAAGTAGGAGCATGTATAGTTAATGAAGATAAAAGAATAGTTGGTGTAGGATATAATGGTTTACCAAAAGGTTGTGATGATAAAGAATTTCCTTGGGAAAGAGATGGAGAATTTTTAAATACAAAATATCCTTATGTTTGCCATGCAGAATTAAATGCTATATTAAATAGTATAAAGTCTTTAAAAGATTGTATTATTTATGTAGCACTTTTTCCTTGTCATGAATGCACTAAGGCTATTATTCAAAGTGGTATAAAAGAAATTGTATATTTATCAGATAAATATACAAATACTGATTCTAATAGAGCTTCAAAAAAAATGTTAGATGCAGCAGGTGTAAAATACAGAAGATTTGAGCCAGATAT includes the following:
- a CDS encoding MarR family winged helix-turn-helix transcriptional regulator, whose translation is MFPSKYKDNSENSTGLLFMRVFNKWHSIIKKELKKLDITQPQFVVLTSLAYLLQKEDEVTQIMLSKISGIDVMTISQIINLLEKNGFIERKQHSKDTRANSVFLTSKGKNILEKAVPLVENIDDNFFNILGEKEQLFRELLKKL
- a CDS encoding deoxycytidylate deaminase gives rise to the protein MRENYINWDSYFMGIAILSSMRSKDPNTQVGACIVNEDKRIVGVGYNGLPKGCDDKEFPWERDGEFLNTKYPYVCHAELNAILNSIKSLKDCIIYVALFPCHECTKAIIQSGIKEIVYLSDKYTNTDSNRASKKMLDAAGVKYRRFEPDIEKLEINFANIE
- a CDS encoding leucyl aminopeptidase: MSFQCVKKYEDSYDKYVLLATSGKIVLPDYLDKESKKLAETVIKKNKFTAKASEKISMTLVNKKKVMDFIIIGLGENKKLDAKNIRQYLFDGLKNITGKVFVSFDDKDLDNMDVIAEVVEHINYKFDKYFSKKKEEFLEVSYLTDKKVPKLIEGYELAKISNIVKDLVNEQAEVLNPKELADRAVKLGKEFGFEVEILDEKKAQKLGMTAYLAVARAAYHRPYVIVMRYKGDAKSKYTYGLVGKGLTYDTGGLSLKPTESMLTMRCDMGGAATMIGAMCSIAKMKLKKNVTCVVATCENSIGPNAYRPGDILTAMNGKTIEVTNTDAEGRLTLADALTYIVRKEKVNEVIDAATLTGAVMVALGEDVTGVFTNDDKMAKKVIEASENWNEYFWQMPMFDIFKKNLKSPYADMQNTGVRWGGSTNAAKFLEEFIDDTKWVHLDIAGTAWASGANPYYSQKGATGQVFRTVYSYIKDSKN
- a CDS encoding CoA-disulfide reductase → MKKVLIVGGVAGGASTATRLRRLDESLEIVIFEKGEYVSFANCGLPYYIGDIIQNRESLLVQTPESLKVRFNLDVRVNSEVVGVNGKDKKVKVKTKNGEEYEENFDFLVLSPGAKPIFPAIKGIENKKIFTLRNINDMDKIKAEIKNNGVKKTVVVGGGYVGIETAENLKHLGIDVTLIEAAPHILAPFDSEISNILEYELVNNGIELMTSEKVVEFQEDANKIIIKLESGKSVTTDMVILSIGVSPDTEFLQNSGINLGERGHILVNENLETNIDGVYALGDSIIVKNYITKENCAIPLAGPANRQGRIVAGNIVGRDEKYKGSLGTAIIKIFELTGASTGLNERSLKQLNITYEKIYLHPNNHAAYYPGASPISIKALYNKENKQILGAQAVGISGVDKFIDVIATSIKFKATIDDLAELELAYAPPFLSAKSPANMLGFIGQNIEDSLLEQVFMEDLKNYNEKETIILDLREKLELISGKIDNSINIPLSELRKRYTELSKDKEIWTYCAVGLRGYIATRFLSQKGYRVKNLAGGIKSEEKVIVNTQKESSLTKEGNSNIEKEEDYLDLSGLSCPGPLVKIKERIDKLKENEKLKVKVSDPGFYNDIQAWSKVTKNSLLSLDKKDGLTYATLQKGQTSKVIEKNQENVIIEDNSNMTMIVFSGDLDKAIAAFIIANGALTMGKKVTMFFTFWGLSILKKKNLAKKSFIEKMFAMMLPKNSQDLPVSKMNFFGIGAKMIRSVMKKKNIMSLEELIKKAIDSGVNITACTMSMDVMGISEEELIDGINYGGVGQYLGEAEKSNNNLFI
- a CDS encoding IMPACT family protein; this translates as MEKIKTIKKECKIEFEEKKSKFIGYVKPVFSKEEAEEYIRYIKNLHSDATHNCSAYKINNNGLEFFKVDDDGEPSGTAGKPMGDIINYMEVTNLVVIATRYFGGIKLGAGGLVRNYAKTAKLAITEAEIIDFIDKIDLIFEIPYERLGEVEKLLKDYEAEVIDKSFLEKIIFKVRINKDFYDNLENYPFINLLDI
- a CDS encoding winged helix-turn-helix transcriptional regulator, which encodes MDKNKKYNCFFEFTLDIVGGKWKPIILYYININSVARHSELKRFIPSINERMLTRQLRELEEDNLIERKVYPVVPPKVEYKLTEYGKSLIPILKSLVLWGKDYAKAIKFDNFKMNLPEE
- a CDS encoding DUF523 domain-containing protein, whose amino-acid sequence is MKKKIKVLISACLLGDNVKYSGGNNLTPELVTLLEKYNVDIVKVCPECFAGLPIPRLPSEIKEGKVYSKDGRDITKEFLDGAEKTYEVAERKQADFAILKERSPSCGSSYIYDGSFSGKVIEGQGFTTIKLNEENIIVFSEENLEEIEKYLQELSK